From Weissella diestrammenae, a single genomic window includes:
- a CDS encoding SAM hydrolase/SAM-dependent halogenase family protein → MANHLVLQSDFGQQDGAVSTMYGVAYSVSDDLVVSDLTHGITPFNIFEGSFRLAQTIKYWAAGTVFVSVVDPGVGSNRLSIVVKLVSGHYVVTPDNGTLTHLAQAYGIVAVRQIDESVNRLAGSEKSATFHGRDIYAYTGARLAAGIITFEEVGPLYDTEKIVTLPLNLPEYHDDILTGNIDITDVNFGSLWTNIHEDLWTGEFKATLGDWFNVKIYHRGVLQAQEKLQYVKTFADVNPGDALIYINSVYTVGFAIHTGDFAKQNHVSAGPDWSVEIQHL, encoded by the coding sequence ATGGCAAATCATTTAGTATTACAATCAGATTTTGGACAACAAGATGGTGCTGTATCAACAATGTATGGTGTCGCTTATTCGGTCAGTGACGATTTAGTTGTTTCTGATTTAACGCATGGTATTACACCATTTAATATTTTTGAAGGGTCATTTCGATTAGCACAAACGATAAAATACTGGGCGGCTGGTACGGTATTTGTCTCAGTTGTTGACCCAGGTGTGGGATCTAATCGATTATCAATCGTGGTGAAATTAGTTAGTGGTCATTATGTGGTAACGCCAGATAATGGCACGCTGACCCATTTAGCACAGGCCTATGGCATTGTTGCTGTTAGACAAATTGATGAAAGTGTCAATCGGTTGGCAGGTTCAGAGAAATCGGCTACTTTCCACGGACGTGATATCTACGCATATACCGGGGCGCGCCTAGCGGCTGGCATCATTACATTTGAAGAAGTTGGTCCTTTGTACGATACAGAAAAAATTGTGACCTTACCGCTTAATTTACCGGAATATCATGATGATATATTAACTGGAAACATTGATATTACTGACGTTAATTTTGGTTCATTATGGACGAATATTCATGAGGACTTATGGACAGGTGAGTTTAAGGCGACGTTAGGTGATTGGTTTAACGTCAAAATTTATCATCGGGGTGTGTTACAAGCGCAGGAAAAATTGCAGTATGTCAAAACTTTTGCTGACGTTAATCCAGGAGATGCATTGATTTATATCAATTCAGTCTATACAGTTGGCTTTGCCATTCACACGGGTGATTTTGCAAAGCAAAATCATGTGAGTGCAGGACCTGATTGGTCGGTTGAAATTCAACATTTGTAA
- a CDS encoding phosphate/phosphite/phosphonate ABC transporter substrate-binding protein has protein sequence MFKRIAAGSMIALSLASILSIAPTTQVDAAKKKIAMKELNVQFVPSSQADTIAAKVKPLEGLLKKQLGVPVHVTISTDYNTIVEAMGSKKVDMGFLPPAGYVQAHEQYGAKVILQSQRLGLKDDNTGANTDKLVNYYKAMVLVRKDAKINSIKDLKGKKIAVQDTTSDAGYMFPAIDLKKKGVNILKNNTQLVTVKGHDQGVLSVLNHDTDAAFVFDDARNIVKKDNPDVFKQTKVLMYTAKIPNDTISLRKGISKKDAKTIQNAMISVSKSKTGKQVMNDVYSWAGVTKSKDSNFDIVRQYHQAVEDMK, from the coding sequence ATGTTTAAAAGGATTGCTGCTGGGTCAATGATTGCCTTAAGTTTGGCGTCAATACTATCAATCGCACCAACGACACAAGTTGATGCGGCAAAGAAAAAGATTGCGATGAAGGAACTCAATGTACAATTTGTACCATCATCGCAAGCTGATACAATTGCTGCAAAAGTTAAGCCGTTGGAAGGTTTATTAAAAAAGCAATTGGGTGTCCCAGTCCATGTTACGATTTCAACTGATTACAACACCATTGTTGAGGCAATGGGTTCAAAGAAAGTTGACATGGGATTTTTGCCACCTGCAGGTTATGTGCAAGCACATGAACAATATGGGGCGAAGGTAATTTTGCAATCTCAACGACTTGGTTTAAAAGATGATAATACAGGCGCTAACACAGATAAGCTGGTTAATTACTATAAAGCCATGGTTCTGGTTCGTAAAGACGCTAAGATTAATTCAATTAAAGATTTGAAGGGGAAGAAGATTGCTGTTCAAGATACCACATCAGATGCAGGATATATGTTCCCAGCGATTGATTTGAAGAAAAAAGGGGTCAATATTCTGAAAAACAATACCCAGTTAGTAACTGTGAAAGGTCATGATCAGGGCGTTTTGTCAGTGCTAAATCATGATACTGATGCGGCATTCGTTTTTGATGATGCACGTAATATCGTTAAGAAAGATAATCCTGATGTTTTCAAGCAAACAAAGGTATTGATGTACACTGCAAAGATACCAAATGATACGATTTCACTCCGTAAAGGTATTTCAAAAAAGGATGCAAAAACCATCCAAAATGCAATGATTTCAGTTTCAAAGAGTAAGACTGGTAAGCAAGTAATGAATGATGTTTATTCATGGGCCGGCGTAACAAAGTCAAAAGATAGTAATTTTGATATTGTTCGTCAATACCATCAAGCTGTTGAAGATATGAAGTAA
- the phnE gene encoding phosphonate ABC transporter, permease protein PhnE has protein sequence MEMTSLPSRTFSARWHVKPLLLVVLIVLIMIGSAVNTQVTAEFSWDQFINIIQKMVRPDWSYIPTIIQPMLQTLQMAIVGTVVGALLALPFSVLAARNLIKQRWVRGGIRFFLNLIRALPDLLLGALFVAVVGIGPMAGVGALSVFSFGMVSKLFYEAIETIDEGPLDALKAAGANGAQIILFAVIPQVFNQFLSYFLYTLEINVRASTILGYLGAGGVGLYLSQTMSMFRYDRTIIVILMILAVVIVVDGISNRAREALA, from the coding sequence ATCGAAATGACAAGTTTACCAAGTCGTACATTTAGCGCACGTTGGCATGTAAAACCCCTATTATTGGTGGTCTTAATTGTGCTCATTATGATTGGTTCTGCGGTTAACACGCAGGTAACGGCAGAATTTTCATGGGATCAGTTTATCAATATTATTCAAAAAATGGTGCGCCCAGATTGGTCATATATTCCGACAATCATTCAACCGATGTTACAAACGTTACAGATGGCCATTGTTGGGACAGTTGTCGGTGCACTATTGGCTTTGCCATTTAGTGTGCTAGCAGCCAGAAATCTAATTAAACAACGCTGGGTTCGTGGTGGTATCCGTTTCTTTTTAAATTTAATTCGTGCATTGCCAGACTTATTATTAGGGGCGCTTTTTGTGGCGGTGGTTGGGATTGGACCGATGGCCGGTGTCGGTGCTTTGTCCGTCTTTTCTTTTGGCATGGTCTCAAAATTGTTTTATGAAGCAATTGAAACCATTGACGAAGGGCCTCTAGATGCGTTGAAAGCAGCTGGAGCTAATGGCGCACAAATTATTTTGTTCGCAGTTATTCCCCAGGTGTTTAATCAATTCTTGAGTTATTTTCTCTACACGTTAGAAATTAACGTCCGTGCATCGACAATATTGGGCTACTTAGGCGCAGGGGGTGTTGGCTTATATCTCAGTCAGACGATGTCAATGTTTCGATATGATCGCACAATCATTGTCATTTTGATGATTTTAGCTGTGGTGATTGTTGTTGACGGTATTTCAAATCGTGCACGGGAGGCATTGGCATAA
- the phnE gene encoding phosphonate ABC transporter, permease protein PhnE — MQDKQKNIRRQIGQGSIGLIVIGLLIWAFSGIPLSAVKSTAWTITQAIFNGLFHPDWAYVYTGDGEDLFSALIQTLAIAFLGTFISAILSVPFAFWAARTSHRWFTPRSTSGKVALTVIRVFPEIVLAIMFIKAVGPGAYAGVLAVGIHSIGMLGKLFSEAVENIDRGPNESIVAAGGTGLDGLTLATLPAVLPEFMNYTLYRFEISVRSASILGIVGAGGIGAPLIFALQTRSWSRVGIILLGVIIMVTVIDAVSGFIRHKLV, encoded by the coding sequence ATGCAGGATAAACAAAAAAATATCAGACGACAGATAGGGCAAGGTAGTATTGGGTTAATTGTTATCGGGTTACTCATTTGGGCGTTTAGTGGTATTCCGCTATCAGCAGTCAAATCGACAGCTTGGACAATTACGCAAGCCATTTTTAACGGATTATTTCATCCAGATTGGGCATATGTCTATACGGGAGATGGTGAGGATTTATTTTCCGCTTTAATTCAAACTTTGGCGATTGCCTTTTTAGGCACATTTATTTCGGCGATTTTGTCGGTGCCGTTTGCTTTTTGGGCTGCACGTACATCACACCGATGGTTCACACCACGTTCAACGAGTGGCAAGGTGGCATTGACGGTAATTCGGGTATTTCCAGAAATTGTCTTAGCAATTATGTTTATTAAGGCGGTTGGCCCAGGTGCTTACGCGGGTGTTTTAGCAGTGGGCATACATTCGATTGGTATGCTAGGAAAACTATTTTCTGAAGCAGTGGAGAATATTGATCGTGGTCCGAATGAATCAATCGTTGCGGCTGGTGGTACTGGATTGGATGGACTGACCTTGGCAACGTTACCAGCCGTTCTGCCGGAATTCATGAATTATACGTTATACCGTTTTGAAATTTCAGTTCGTTCAGCATCTATCTTGGGAATTGTTGGCGCTGGTGGAATTGGGGCACCCTTAATTTTCGCGCTACAAACACGGAGTTGGTCCCGCGTAGGCATTATCTTATTAGGTGTGATTATCATGGTGACGGTGATTGATGCTGTGTCAGGATTTATTCGTCACAAATTAGTCTAG
- the phnC gene encoding phosphonate ABC transporter ATP-binding protein, with the protein MVEQNGAVSIKNVSKIYPNGTIGLNQVDLDIKAGEFVVIVGLSGAGKSTLLRAINRLHDVTSGTIVIDGQDITQAKGRQLRNIRRNIAMIFQNFNLVKRATVGRNVLNGRVGYYATWQSILGLFSAADKQQAIVALEHVNMLEKYYIRADELSGGQQQRVAIARAMVQSPHVVLADEPIAALDPKNTQMVMDDLKRLNEELGLTVIVNLHSVPLALQYASRIVGLRAGQLVYDKPIDEVNQNDFDAIYVEESAKESSK; encoded by the coding sequence ATGGTGGAGCAAAATGGGGCAGTATCAATAAAAAATGTTTCAAAAATATACCCCAATGGTACGATTGGCTTAAATCAGGTCGATCTTGATATTAAGGCCGGCGAATTTGTTGTGATTGTTGGGCTGTCTGGCGCTGGAAAAAGTACACTGTTGCGGGCGATTAATCGCTTGCATGATGTCACAAGTGGGACAATTGTTATTGATGGTCAAGACATCACCCAAGCTAAAGGCCGGCAATTACGCAATATTCGACGCAACATTGCCATGATTTTCCAAAATTTTAATTTGGTTAAGCGAGCAACTGTTGGCCGAAATGTGTTAAACGGGCGGGTCGGCTATTATGCGACATGGCAATCGATATTAGGCCTGTTTTCAGCTGCTGATAAACAACAAGCAATCGTTGCTTTGGAACATGTGAATATGCTTGAAAAATATTATATCCGTGCTGACGAACTGTCAGGTGGGCAACAGCAACGTGTTGCGATTGCACGAGCAATGGTTCAATCTCCACACGTTGTCTTGGCTGATGAACCTATCGCTGCCTTAGACCCCAAAAACACCCAAATGGTCATGGATGATTTGAAACGTTTGAATGAGGAACTTGGCCTAACGGTCATTGTAAATCTCCATTCGGTACCCTTGGCTCTACAATATGCTAGTCGGATTGTTGGCTTGCGAGCAGGTCAATTGGTCTATGATAAACCAATCGATGAGGTTAACCAAAATGATTTTGATGCGATTTATGTCGAAGAATCAGCAAAGGAGTCATCGAAATGA